One genomic window of Centropristis striata isolate RG_2023a ecotype Rhode Island chromosome 20, C.striata_1.0, whole genome shotgun sequence includes the following:
- the LOC131993311 gene encoding rab11 family-interacting protein 2 has translation MSLSEQSQKWFPTHVQATVLQATGLQPKGKNGTNDAYTIIQLGKEKYSTSVAEKTLNPVWREEASFELPGLLLEGNPEVYELCLIVMHRSLVGMDKFLGQRSINLNEIFDNKERKKTDWYSLESKPGKKRKERGRIQVSIQFMRNNMTASMFDLSMKEKPRSPFSKLKDKMKGRKHDGGFSDTSSAILPRSAVCDSEPNRQSFAPEPQPQPEAKAKRPLLAGAHKLSAAHSMSDLIGTHFRPKLDSMNSIEESGGPHRRSQSEVPSYQDGEAHSDPFTDISDTLPQKYATLPRNRNPFEGEHGQLWDRAERKEKKEKVSLLERVTGKKEGRKTSNGGRSGSSGDLRSPNPFSGDSQADTNPFISNYKASDKKSTRNEDITFGPKTKDIYGKKKEVKKESVAAYSNLSFEEVVQELIKQKEVVKKKDAHIRELEDYIDNLLVRVMEETPSILRTPYEPKKKAGKLSKK, from the exons ATGTCACTGAGCGAGCAGTCTCAAAAGTGGTTTCCAACCCATGTCCAAGCCACTGTTCTTCAAGCAACCGGTTTACAGCCTAAGGGCAAAAATGGCACCAACGATGCCTACACTATCATCCAGCTGGGCAAAGAAAAGTATTCCACATCTGTGGCAGAGAAGACGCTTAACCCTGTCTGGAGAGAGGAAGCCTCCTTTGAATTGCCTGGTTTACTTTTGGAGGGAAACCCAGAAGTGTATGAACTCTGCCTTATCGTGATGCATCGCTCCTTGGTCGGGATGGACAAGTTCCTCGGTCAGAGGTCCATCAACCTTAATGAAATCTTTGATAACAAGGAACGAAAGAAAACTGA CTGGTATTCCTTGGAGTCCAAGCCTgggaagaagaggaaagaaCGAGGCCGCATCCAAGTGAGCATCCAGTTCATGAGGAACAACATGACAGCTAGCATGTTTGACCTCTCCATGAAGGAGAAGCCTCGCTCGCCTTTTTCCAAGCTTAAGGACAAAATGAAGGGTCGCAAACACGACGGCGGCTTCAGTGACACATCGTCAGCCATCCTGCCTCGTTCAGCTGTGTGCGACTCCGAGCCGAACCGCCAGTCCTTCGCCCCAGAACCACAACCACAGCCCGAAGCGAAGGCAAAGAGACCACTACTCGCGGGGGCCCATAAACTCTCTGCAGCCCATTCCATGTCGGATCTCATTGGGACTCACTTTCGGCCCAAGCTGGACTCCATGAACTCCATAGAAGAAAGTG GCGGCCCTCACAGGCGTTCCCAGAGCGAGGTGCCCAGCTACCAGGATGGCGAGGCACACAGTGACCCTTTCACTGATATCAGTGACACCCTGCCACAGAAGTATGCCACGCTCCCACGCAACCGCAACCCATTCGAGGGGGAGCACGGGCAGCTGTGGGACCGGGCGGAGCggaaggagaaaaaggagaaggTCAGCCTACTGGAACGCGTGACGGGAAAGAAGGAAGGCCGCAAGACCAGCAACGGTGGCCGGTCGGGCAGCTCTGGAGACCTGCGGTCCCCCAACCCCTTTAGTGGAGACTCGCAGGCAGACACTAACCCGTTCATCTCTAACTACAAAGCCAG TGATAAAAAGTCAACAAGAAATGAAGACATCACCTTTGGACCTAAGACGAAGGACATCTATGGCAAGAAAAAG GAGGTGAAAAAGGAAAGTGTGGCCGCCTACAGCAACTTGTCCTTTGAGGAAGTTGTGCAGGAACTCATCAAGCAGAAAGAAGTGGTGAAGAAGAAGGACGCCCACATCAGGGAGCTGGAAGACTACATCGATAACCTACTTGTGCGCGTCATGGAGGAGACGCCGAGCATTCTACGGACACCCTATGAGCCAAAAAAGAAGGCGGGTAAACTCAGTAAAAAGTAG